In a single window of the Porites lutea chromosome 14, jaPorLute2.1, whole genome shotgun sequence genome:
- the LOC140924205 gene encoding COMM domain-containing protein 7-like — protein MSTFYFTKVPPEEQMYADIKSLNKFEEKAFCQLLDIVFSFLVSPKEGTRFMSQVAEFASEHGISSNPLKNVVKSLLSFFKSALKCNLTPAQVKEDVEHLGLSAENSPHVSERWKSNLIALSRSIVGQTFMVNQLVDMEWKFGVTAGSSDLKVVGQTFLQLKMVVDRGGVQEDVFMELTLPQFYSFLHEMERAKSTLEFFS, from the exons ATGAGCACTTTTTATTTCACAAAAGTTCCACCAGAGGAGCAAATGTATGCAGATATCAAGTCACTCAACAAGTTCGAAGAAAAGGCATTTTGTCAACTCCTGGACATTGTATTTTCGTTTCTCGTTTCGCCAAAGGAAGGGACTAGATTCATGTCTCAGGTTGCGGAGTTTGCGTCCGAACATGGAATAAGCTCTAACCCACTCAAAAATGTTGTCAAAAGTTTACTCAGCTTCTTCAAGAGTGCGCTGAAATGTAACTTAACCCCCGCACAAGTGAAAGAGGACGTGGAACATCTTG GTCTTTCTGCTGAAAACTCCCCCCATGTCTCTGAAAGATGGAAATCAAACCTTATCGCCCTCTCAAGATCAATTGTTGGTCAGACATTCATGGTCAATCAACTTGTTGACATGGAATGGAAATTTGGTGTAACAGCAGGAAGTAGCGACTTGAAAGTCGTGGGACAGACATTTTTGCAGCTAAAAATGGTTGTTGATCGAGGTGGTGTCCAGGAAGATGTGTTCATGGAATTAACCCTGCCACAGTTTTACTCATTTCTTCATGAGATGGAAAGAGCAAAGTCCACACTTGAATTTTTCAGTTga
- the LOC140924206 gene encoding signal recognition particle 14 kDa protein-like, whose translation MEISPAIGQRYCIQSSFGLVTLLETWSLSHDSHVRKEENIMVLLDNDGFLNQLTHLLQRTRTSGSVNITMKRYHGQTKPKPKPRGTKKLQKLTAVEHEGESKCLFRATNGKKKLSTVVNAKDVNRFQLAYASVLKANMDNLKKRDRKTEKSKAKKSKATQ comes from the exons ATGGAGATATCGCCTGCGATTGGACAGCGTTACTGCATCCAAAGCAGCTTTGGCTTGGTTACTTTGCTGGAGACCTGGTCACTAAGCCATGATTCACAtgtgagaaaagaagaaaatatcatGGTTCTTTTAGACAACGATGGG TTTCTCAACCAACTTACACATCTTCTTCAAAGAACAAGGACCTCAGGATCAGTAAATATCACTATGAAAAGAT ATCATGGTCAAACCAAGCCGAAACCCAAACCACGAGGtacaaaaaaactacaaaaattgACAGCTGTTGAACATGAAGGAGAAAGTAAATGTCTTTTCAGAGCAACTAATGGCAAAAAGAAACTAAGTACAGTG GTCAATGCTAAAGATGTAAATAGGTTTCAACTG GCATATGCAAGTGTACTTAAGGCAAATATGGATAATCTGAAGAAAAGGGACAGGAAAACAGAAAAGAGTAAAGCTAAAAAGTCTAAGGCAACCcagtaa